ACCGGAAATAAACCAAAAACACCTACGATAATTTACCGCCCGAAACACGGCAATTTGGGCAATGAATCGCTACGACACATTCCCATCCCACTTTTCTCTTCCGTTCTTCTTTTTGAGGGTTCCTAATGAATTCCAAGGTTTCCCGACGCGGGTTTACTCTGGTTGAGTTGCTCGTTGTCATCGCCATCATCGGCGTACTTGTTGGCCTGCTATTGCCAGCCGTTCAGGCCGCCCGAGAAGCTGCACGCCGAATGCAGTGCGGCAATAACATGAAGCAGCTTGGCCTCGCGCTGCACAACTACCATTCCGCTTACAACCGCTTGCCTCAACACGGTGGCGGCACAGCGCACGTGGCTGGTGGCCCCGACAACGTTCTGATGCTCAGCGTTCTCGTTCCGATGACTCCGTTCATTGAACAACAAGCCTTTTGGGAACAAATCAGCAACCCGTTTGTTGCATCCAATGGAAACACCTACCCAGCGATGGGCCCCGCCCCTTGGGACACCGGCTACGATCCATGGCGAACCACTGTCGGAACGTTCCGCTGCCCGAGCGACCCGACCGTCCCAACGGCTGGCCAGTTTGGGATGAACAACTACGCAGCTTGCATCGGCGATGGCATCAACTGGACCGACCGCGGTGGCATCAATGACAACGGGACGCCCGGCAACCCACAAGCAGCTGATCAGTTCCTGCGAGGTGTTTTCAAAACCCGACGAGCGACCGCGTTTCGTGACATCCTCGATGGACTGTCAAACACAATCATGATGGGCGAGATCTGCACAGACGCGGGAAACCGTGAAATCATCGGCCAACCAGTCTTCATCGGTGACGGTGCGGTTTTCACCAACCCGACCGCCGCTGCTTGCACAACCAACGCGATTGACCCTCAGCGGCCTCAGTTTTATTTGCCGACCGCGGAACTGCAGTACGGCCGAGCCGACCAATGGAACCGAGGGCATCGATGGATGTGTGCTCTGGGGATGTACACGATGATCAACACCATCCGGCCTCCGAACAAAGAAAGCTGTCAGTCCCACAACACGGACGGCCGAGAGGGAACCTATACCGCGGCCAGCAGACACCAAGGTGGTTGCCACATTCTGCTAGGAGACGGTGCGGTTCGATTCATCACCGATTCAATTGAATCGGGTAACCAAGAGGCGTACATCGACCAACCCGGTGTCGAAAGCCCTTACGGAGTGTGGGGCGCACTCGGGACCGCGGCAATGCGCGAGACCCTCGACGCGGAAGCCTTCTGACAAATCGTGACCATCTCCGAAATGGATTTCGCTCGAAGCATCGGACAACTGCTTGGAGTCCTCTGTTTCGAGCGAACACGATAGAATCAACCGAATCACTCGCCGGACGAACCCTCGCCCGGCGAGTGATTCTTTTTTTGATTCAACGTCCATTTCGCCCATGACTCGAATGTCCACTCCCACCACCACTGCCGACGACGGATTCCCTGCGACCGGACGATTGGCATCGGTCGACTATGGAACCGTTCGCATCGGCGTCGCGATTTGCGATCCCGACTGGATCCTGGCCAGTCCGCTCGAAATCCATCCAGTCAGCACGCCGGAGAAGGACGCCCAGTATTTCATTGACCTGGCAAAGTCCGAACGAATCTCCGCTTGGGTGGTTGGCCTTCCAATTCACTGCGACGGCGGCGAGAGCGACAAAAGCAAAGAAAGCCGAAAATTCGCCGCCTGGCTGAAAGAAACGACTGGCTTGCCAACGCGGCTATTCGACGAACGTTTCACAACTGTCGCAGCCAATGCGAAAATTCGACAAGGAAAAACGACTCGAAAGAAGACGAAACAACGAGTCGATGCCGTTGCCGCCCAAGTTTTACTGGAATCGTTCCTGGAATCCTGCCGTTACCGTGGTGAGCTGTCCGGGCACATCCTGGAAGATTCAACTTCCGATGATTCGCTTGATGATGCATGATGAAGCCGGCCGCCCTGAGTGTTGGATGAGCCAATGATGTCGCTCGGCAAACTCGAGAACCTCTGATGAGATGGATCGCAATGACCAGTCGCACGATATCCCTCTGCTCATGCACGTTGGTTTTGCTGGGACTTTGTTCCGCGTTCACCCTGACCTCCGCTGCACAGGCCGATGAAGCAGACGTCGTCGTCGTCGCGGCACCTGAGCTCGACGAAGCCCTGCAGCCTTGGATCCAAATGCGATCCGACCAGGGACTGCGAATCGCGATCGCTCGTCCGGGCGACACCGCAGCCCTCACGCATCAACAGATCTGGAATGCTGGCGGTCCGGAAACTCGTTACATCGTCTTGGTCGGCGACACGCCCGACTACGACACACGTCGCGATCAACCACATCAAATACCAACCTGGATGATCCCAGCCCCGGTCACTTCGCGATTCGGATCCACATCCGCTTTGCCCAGCGACCTTCCTTATGGTGATCGTGACGGCGACAAGATCAGTGACGCTGCGATTGGCCGCCTACCCGTTCGATCGGCCGAGCAACTCACTCGCGTGATCCAGCGCATCGAAGCCTATGAAAACTCAGACGACTTCGGACTCTGGCGACGTTCATTTCAATTGACCGGCGGAGTCGGCGGCTTCGGTGCCATGGTCGACACCGCCATTGAATCCGTCACTCGTGGTGTCATCACGACCGTCTTGCCAGCGGATACGAAACCACAGATCGCATATGCCAGCCCCAACCATCCGTTTTGCCCGGCGGGTGAATCATTCACCGATGCGGTGCTTCATCGCTACCGCACGGGAGCCCGTTTCTGGGTGTATGCCGGTCACGGACAAATCGATCGCCTCGAACTGTTGAAAACAACGGCTCCCGATGGCACGCCTGCAGCACGTGAACAATGGTCAGTTGAATCGTTGCTCAACAATCAAAACGCAAATCAGCTTAAACGAGCCCCCGAAGGCGCAACCATCGCCGTGTTGCTCGCTTGTTTTGCCGGCGCCTACGACGCACCAGGAGACTGCTTGGCCGAACGAATGATACTCGCCGACGGAGGCCCTATCGCGGTGATAGCTTCATCGCGTTTGTCGATGCCCTATGGAAACGCTTGCATGGGATTGGGACTGCTGGAATCGGTTTACTCGGGCGGCCCTCAAAACACCGGATGCGACCGAATCGGTGACGCGATGTTGCATGCCGCCCGCAGCCTGCAGTCCAAAGAGAAAGGAACGCAATCCACAATGCGAGTGATGGTCGACACGCTCGCGTCGATGATCTCGCCGGCGGGCACGGATCTGCAACAAGAACGTTTGGAACATGCCGCGCTCTATCAATTGCTCGGCGACCCGACCTTGCGTCTGCACCCGCCGCAACCGCTGGACCTGTCCATCGAATCCACCGACGATGTCGCCGCACGATCACTCAGTGTCGCCGTCACCAGCCCCATCGCCGGGACGTTGATTGTCGCCATTGAACGACCGTTGACCGCGATCACTCAAACGCCCACCGATTCGCCCAACGATCACGATGCCCACGGAACCACGATCACCGAGCACCACATCGAAGTTCCCGCCGGCAAACGAGTCCTGCAAACACTTTCGCTTCCTTTGGGCGAAACCGGTCCATTGATCATCCGGGGTTTTGTTCATGGTAAAACAGGGTGGGCCAGCGCGGCCCAGAGAACCTTCCTCCCTGATTGACCCACCTCATGCGAATCCCCTATCTCCTGCCGTTTTGCCTCCCCGCCGTCTTCACAATTCTTCCCACCCCAACTTTTGCCGCCGATCCCGATGATGTCGCGGGGTCACGCCCCAACATCGTCGTGATCTTCATGGACGACATGGCTTACGCCGACATCGGTCCTTTTGGTGCCAAGGGCTACTCCACACCGAACTTGGATCGACTCGCCAACGAAGGCCGCAAGTTCACCGACTTCAGTGTTTCTTCCGCAGTCTGCTCCGCGTCACGTTCGGCTCTTCTGACCGGCTGCTACCACCGAAGACTTGGACTTTCCGGTGCCCTCGGACCTCAAGCCAAGGTTGGACTCGCTCCGTCCGAAACCACCTTCGCCGAAGTTTGCCGATCCGCTGGCTATCGAACCGCCTGCCACGGAAAATGGCACCTGGGACATCACCCCAAATTCTTGCCAACCAATCAAGGATTCGACCAGTTCTACGGAATCCCCTACAGCAACGACATGTGGCCGTTGCACCCCGACACCATTCGTCGTCAACAGAAAGATCCCCACGATCCAGGCAACTGGCCACCGCTGCCAATCATCGAAGCTGTCGCGGGCCAGCCCCCTCGAATCGTCAACGACAACGTCCAACCCACAGATCAAGAACAGATGACGGTGGAACTCACCCGTCGCAGCGTCGAGTTCATCGAAGATCCATCCAGCGACAAGCCGTTCTTGCTGTATCTGCCTCATCCGATGGTCCACGTCCCGCTGTATGTCTCCGAGCGTTTCCGTGGCAAGAGCGGAGCAGGGCTGTTCGGCGACGTGATGATGGAAATCGATTGGTCGGTCGGCCAAATTCTTTCCGCGATTGAATCCATCGACCAACAAAAGAACACGCTCGTGATCTTCACCAGCGACAACGGACCGTGGCTTTCTTATGGCAACCACGCCGGCAGTGCCGGTCCCCTTCGCGAAGGCAAAGGCACCCAGTGGGAAGGCGGCGTTCGCGAACCAACTGCGATGTGGTGGCCCGACACTATTCCGGCTGGCACCACCTGCGACACGTTTTGCTCCACCATCGATGTGCTGCCAACGATTGTCGAGTTGACCGGCGGCGAGGCTCCCGAGCAAAAGATCGATGGCCACTCCATCCTGGACTTGATGTTGGATGTCCCGGGCGCGAAATCACCTCACGAATCCTTCGTCGGCTACTACGGCGGCGGGCAACTCCAAACGATTCGCAACGAACGTTTCAAATTGGTTTTCCCGCACGCCTATCGAACGCTTGGTGATCGTAAAGCAGGAAAAGACGGCATGCCCGACGGCTACGCGATGACCAAGTCTGGTTTGGAGCTGTACGACTTGGACGCCGATGTTTCGGAAACAACCAACGTGATCGAAGCCCACCCGGAAATCGTCAAGCAACTGCAGGCCGCCGCGGAAGCCTATCGTCAACAACTCGGCGACAAACTTCAAAAGGTCACGGGTTCAGAAATTCGCGGCCCCGGAAAGCTGGCCGAAGACGATGCCCAACTGAAGTGGTGATGTCCGCGTTGACGATAATGAGTTTCTCGGTGGGGACCACCGAGCTACAGGTTGATCGCCATCCACGTAGGCCGTGACGTAGCAACGCGCAGACAAGGCTCCCATGCGTGTCACCTCTCCCGACGAAGGAGGTCGTGCAATTTTGAAGTGCCGTGCTCGCAAGGTTGAAATCACCCTCCTGAACGCAGTTGGGGAGGGTCGGAATGCGAGCGTTCAGCGAGAATTCCGGGGAGGGTAGTGCGCGCCATATCCCATGCTCGGCCCTCACCCTCGCGTACGCCTGAACGGCGTCGCTCGACCTCTCCCCAAACTTCGTTTCGGGAGAGGTACGCCGTGTGTAAATCCGCCGAAAAGCGGCACTTCAAAACCGCACGACCTCCGAAGTTGGGAGAGGTCGGATGCGAGCGTTCAGCAATGCATCCGGGTGAGGGCGTAAGCGTGACCCTCGCCAAACAACACTGACCGCCGTATCACGCCGATCAAACGTCACCAGCCAATCGCACGACCTCACCCAGCTCCATCACTCCATCATAGAGTGACCGGCCGACAATCGCGGCGGGCATCTTCATCTCGACCAGTTGCTTGATGTCGTCGTAGGTCGTCACACCACCGCTGGCGACCAAAGGGATGTCGCTCGCGGCGGCCATCTCAGCCAACCCTTCAAAGTTGGGCCCTTGCATCATGCCGTCTTTCGCGATGTCGGTGTAAACAATCGCGGCAATGTTCTCCGTTCGCGATCGCAACTTCGTCGCAAACTCAAACGCAGAAACATCGCTCGTCTCGAGCCAGCCTTGCGTCGCAACCTTGCCATCTCGAGCATCAATTCCGGCGACCAATTTGCCTGGAAATTGGTCACACATTCCAACGAACCAGTCCGGGTCTTTCAGCGCCCGCGAACCGACGACCAACCGAGTGACACCAACCTTCAGCAACGACTCGATCGTTTCTTCATCACGCACGCCGCCGCCCATTTGGCAGGGCAGCCCAGTCGCTTCGATGATCCGCTTAACCGCATTTCGGTTCGCATCGGGGCTATCGCCTCGAGCAGCATCCAAATCGACCAAGTGCAATCGCTTGGCACCAGATTCCTGCCATCGCTTCGCGAATTCGACGGGGTCATCACCGAACGTGGTTTGCTGGTCGTAATCCCCTTGGCGAAGACGAACCGGTTTTCCGTGACGCAAATCGATGGCGGGCCAAATTTCCATGCGTGGTTCGTTTCCAGGTGTCTGCGAGGACAAAAGTTGCGGGTTTGGGGCAGGGTAGGGCAGGGCAGGGTTGCGTCGGCGCTACCGTGAATACGCGTGAGGATAATTCGAGACCGCCGTTTGCTGGACCCGTCATGACAAAAATTCGCCATCTCGTGCTCGTCTTGGGTGATCAACTCAACCACGATTCCGAGGCCTTCGACGATTTTGATCCCGAAACCGATCGTGTTTGGATGGCGGAAAACGACGAAGAAGCCACCCATGTTTGGTGCCATCAAACTCGCCTGGTCGGATTTTTCAGTCCGATGCGGCACTTTCGCGAGGAGTTGATCCAGCGAGGATTCGATGTTCTCTACCACGAACTGACCGGCGATCGACGAAAGGCTCGCGAAAGTTCATTTGCCAGCGTTCTGCGGAGAACGCTCTCGGCACACTCGGTCGAAAAGATCTTGGTCGTTGCTCCGGGTGACTACCGAGTTCGCGAACAACTCAAATCCACCGCCGAGCAGGAAGACGTGCCACTTGAGTTTCTCGCCGACAATCATTTCTACTGCTCGCCCGACCAATTTGACGAATGGGCATCGGGTCGCAAATCGATGGTGATGGAACAGTTCTATCGAGCGATGCGAAAGGAGCACAGCATCCTGCTCGACGAAGAAGGTGCCCCGGAAGGCGGTCAATGGAACTTCGACCAAGACAATCGCAAGACATTCGGCAAAGGCGGCCCGAAAGAAGTTCCGCCGACGCCCTCATTTGAACCTGACGCGATCACACGCGAAGTGATCGCGATGGTGAGAGATCGATTCGAAGACCATCCCGGCAAAGTCGATCGGTTCGATCTGCCCGTTTGCCGCGACCAGGCGTTGGAATCGCTCGATGATTTCATTGAACATCGATTGCCGTTGTTCGGCACCTACCAAGACGCGATGTGGGAGGGCGAAACCTTTCTCTATCATTCACGATTGTCTCATTCAATTAACTTGCACCTGCTGTCGCCGAAAGAGGTCGTCGATGCAGCAGTGAAGGCTTACAAAAATGGTGACGCACCGCTGAACTGCGTCGAAGGATTTGTCCGACAGATCCTTGGGTGGCGAGAGTACGTCCGCGGAGTCTATTGGAACCGAATGCCAGACTACGAAGAACGCAACGCTCTTCACTGCGACTCGGAACAAGATGTTCCGCCGTTCTTCTGGGACGGCAACACCGACATGGCCTGCGTCTCCGACGCGATGCGTTTGCTGGTCGACACGGCCTACGCGCACCATATCCAGCGACTGATGGTGCTTGGATTGTTTGCTCAACTTTTTGGCACACACCCGTTGCGATTCCATCACTGGCACATGGCGATGTATGCCGATGCGATCGATTGGGTCAGCCTTCCCAATGCACTTGGCATGAGCCAGTACGGTGACGGAGGCTTGATGGCGACCAAGCCCTACTGCGCCACTGGCAAATACATCAACCGCATGAGCAACCACTGCAAGAATTGCCGCTACGATCCCGCGAAATCAACCGGGGACGACGCCTGCCCATTCACGACTCTGTATTGGGACTTTCTCGATCGTCACAAACAGCAGTTTCAAAACAACAATCGCATGACGCTGCAACTGAAGAACATTGAACGAAAAGACTCCTCTGAATGGACGGCCATCCGTTCGCGTGCAAGGAAGATCCGCAGTGGAGCGATCAAATTGCAGCAGTAGCGTCAAAGCGTCAACGGAATGCGAAGAAAATCATGGAAGCCCGCATTAGCTTCATTCATTCTTCACCGCACACTCACACCGGATTGACGGGAAGAAAAGATGCAACCGCTATCCTGAGGCGGAAATTCAACCTTCCCGCCGAACATATTCAGGACGCCCCGAGTGTTAAGCAATCGCATCGAAAACCAATCGCTTAGCACCTTGTGCGAGCGCGTCGGTGTGGCCTTCGAAGTTGGTCTCGATCCCCATCGAGTCTTCGAGCGCGAAGCCAAACATGCGAGCACACTGTATGGACGCCGAATGCAATCTGTCGCCGACCAAGTTCGCGAAGGATCGGCTTTGTCCGATGCGGTGAAATCTCAGGGCAATTACTTCCCCCCGCATTTTGCCGAGATGTTGGAAGGCGGTGAACGATCCGGAAAGCTGGACAGAGTGTTGGAAAGATTGGCGGAGTACTATCAGCAACTCGCCGACTTTCGCGGGATCTTCTTCAACTCCATTCTCTGGCCGCTGGTTCAGTTGATTCTGGCAGTCGTGGTCGTGGGGCTTTTGATTTACCTGCCCGCCGTCTTGCTGCCGGATGCGGAAACCAGCCGGACGGATCTTCTTGGAATCGGTCTCACTGGTGAACGTGGGGTACTGATCTATATCAGCATTGTCCTCACCACCTTGATTGTCGTCGCGACGATCACTGTCCTGATCAAGAACGGATACTTTGCTTTCCTCTCCAACTGGGCGGCTCATCTCCCATGGATCGGACGCAACCTCCGAGTTTTCGCGGAGGCCCGCTTCGTCCAAACGTTGGCACTTACGATCGAATCGGGAGTGGACGCTGCCTCAGCCGTGGACCTTGCCTTCCGTTGTGCTGGAACGAAGCAATTCCAATCAAAAGCGAGTCAATCCAAACAAGCCATTTTACAAGGGCACGACCTCCATTCCACGCTCGCGGATAGCCATCTGTTTCAAGAAGAAACGATCGAAGTCGTGGAACTTGGAGAAGCCAGCGGAAGGCTTGCCGAAACTCTGGACAAGCACTTCCGCCATCTCAAGTCGCAGGTCAAGAGTTCAATGGCCAAGTTGACCTATGCGGCATCCGCCGCGATTTGGGTAGCGATTGCGATCGTTCTCGTCCTGATCATCTTCCGAGTATTTTCTCTCTACGTCGACGGGATGGGAGAGCGGGCAACAGATGTCATTCAAGGTCCATCCGGATTCTAACAACGCCCGCATTTCAATCGAATCCGAACTCTCCTCACGCAAGCCAGCTCACGTGATCCAATCGCTCCAGAACATCCTTTCCCCAAACAAGAATGGAAAGCTGCCTCAAGATCATTCCTTGGATGAACAAGTGGCGGCCTCCGCTCAACGCTTGAATAACTTTCGTCCCGAGACGGCTTCTTATG
The nucleotide sequence above comes from Rhodopirellula bahusiensis. Encoded proteins:
- the ruvX gene encoding Holliday junction resolvase RuvX, yielding MSTPTTTADDGFPATGRLASVDYGTVRIGVAICDPDWILASPLEIHPVSTPEKDAQYFIDLAKSERISAWVVGLPIHCDGGESDKSKESRKFAAWLKETTGLPTRLFDERFTTVAANAKIRQGKTTRKKTKQRVDAVAAQVLLESFLESCRYRGELSGHILEDSTSDDSLDDA
- a CDS encoding DUF1559 domain-containing protein, whose protein sequence is MNSKVSRRGFTLVELLVVIAIIGVLVGLLLPAVQAAREAARRMQCGNNMKQLGLALHNYHSAYNRLPQHGGGTAHVAGGPDNVLMLSVLVPMTPFIEQQAFWEQISNPFVASNGNTYPAMGPAPWDTGYDPWRTTVGTFRCPSDPTVPTAGQFGMNNYAACIGDGINWTDRGGINDNGTPGNPQAADQFLRGVFKTRRATAFRDILDGLSNTIMMGEICTDAGNREIIGQPVFIGDGAVFTNPTAAACTTNAIDPQRPQFYLPTAELQYGRADQWNRGHRWMCALGMYTMINTIRPPNKESCQSHNTDGREGTYTAASRHQGGCHILLGDGAVRFITDSIESGNQEAYIDQPGVESPYGVWGALGTAAMRETLDAEAF
- the hisA gene encoding 1-(5-phosphoribosyl)-5-[(5-phosphoribosylamino)methylideneamino]imidazole-4-carboxamide isomerase gives rise to the protein MEIWPAIDLRHGKPVRLRQGDYDQQTTFGDDPVEFAKRWQESGAKRLHLVDLDAARGDSPDANRNAVKRIIEATGLPCQMGGGVRDEETIESLLKVGVTRLVVGSRALKDPDWFVGMCDQFPGKLVAGIDARDGKVATQGWLETSDVSAFEFATKLRSRTENIAAIVYTDIAKDGMMQGPNFEGLAEMAAASDIPLVASGGVTTYDDIKQLVEMKMPAAIVGRSLYDGVMELGEVVRLAGDV
- a CDS encoding cryptochrome/photolyase family protein, yielding MTKIRHLVLVLGDQLNHDSEAFDDFDPETDRVWMAENDEEATHVWCHQTRLVGFFSPMRHFREELIQRGFDVLYHELTGDRRKARESSFASVLRRTLSAHSVEKILVVAPGDYRVREQLKSTAEQEDVPLEFLADNHFYCSPDQFDEWASGRKSMVMEQFYRAMRKEHSILLDEEGAPEGGQWNFDQDNRKTFGKGGPKEVPPTPSFEPDAITREVIAMVRDRFEDHPGKVDRFDLPVCRDQALESLDDFIEHRLPLFGTYQDAMWEGETFLYHSRLSHSINLHLLSPKEVVDAAVKAYKNGDAPLNCVEGFVRQILGWREYVRGVYWNRMPDYEERNALHCDSEQDVPPFFWDGNTDMACVSDAMRLLVDTAYAHHIQRLMVLGLFAQLFGTHPLRFHHWHMAMYADAIDWVSLPNALGMSQYGDGGLMATKPYCATGKYINRMSNHCKNCRYDPAKSTGDDACPFTTLYWDFLDRHKQQFQNNNRMTLQLKNIERKDSSEWTAIRSRARKIRSGAIKLQQ
- a CDS encoding type II secretion system F family protein; its protein translation is MLSNRIENQSLSTLCERVGVAFEVGLDPHRVFEREAKHASTLYGRRMQSVADQVREGSALSDAVKSQGNYFPPHFAEMLEGGERSGKLDRVLERLAEYYQQLADFRGIFFNSILWPLVQLILAVVVVGLLIYLPAVLLPDAETSRTDLLGIGLTGERGVLIYISIVLTTLIVVATITVLIKNGYFAFLSNWAAHLPWIGRNLRVFAEARFVQTLALTIESGVDAASAVDLAFRCAGTKQFQSKASQSKQAILQGHDLHSTLADSHLFQEETIEVVELGEASGRLAETLDKHFRHLKSQVKSSMAKLTYAASAAIWVAIAIVLVLIIFRVFSLYVDGMGERATDVIQGPSGF
- a CDS encoding C25 family cysteine peptidase: MRWIAMTSRTISLCSCTLVLLGLCSAFTLTSAAQADEADVVVVAAPELDEALQPWIQMRSDQGLRIAIARPGDTAALTHQQIWNAGGPETRYIVLVGDTPDYDTRRDQPHQIPTWMIPAPVTSRFGSTSALPSDLPYGDRDGDKISDAAIGRLPVRSAEQLTRVIQRIEAYENSDDFGLWRRSFQLTGGVGGFGAMVDTAIESVTRGVITTVLPADTKPQIAYASPNHPFCPAGESFTDAVLHRYRTGARFWVYAGHGQIDRLELLKTTAPDGTPAAREQWSVESLLNNQNANQLKRAPEGATIAVLLACFAGAYDAPGDCLAERMILADGGPIAVIASSRLSMPYGNACMGLGLLESVYSGGPQNTGCDRIGDAMLHAARSLQSKEKGTQSTMRVMVDTLASMISPAGTDLQQERLEHAALYQLLGDPTLRLHPPQPLDLSIESTDDVAARSLSVAVTSPIAGTLIVAIERPLTAITQTPTDSPNDHDAHGTTITEHHIEVPAGKRVLQTLSLPLGETGPLIIRGFVHGKTGWASAAQRTFLPD
- a CDS encoding sulfatase family protein: MRIPYLLPFCLPAVFTILPTPTFAADPDDVAGSRPNIVVIFMDDMAYADIGPFGAKGYSTPNLDRLANEGRKFTDFSVSSAVCSASRSALLTGCYHRRLGLSGALGPQAKVGLAPSETTFAEVCRSAGYRTACHGKWHLGHHPKFLPTNQGFDQFYGIPYSNDMWPLHPDTIRRQQKDPHDPGNWPPLPIIEAVAGQPPRIVNDNVQPTDQEQMTVELTRRSVEFIEDPSSDKPFLLYLPHPMVHVPLYVSERFRGKSGAGLFGDVMMEIDWSVGQILSAIESIDQQKNTLVIFTSDNGPWLSYGNHAGSAGPLREGKGTQWEGGVREPTAMWWPDTIPAGTTCDTFCSTIDVLPTIVELTGGEAPEQKIDGHSILDLMLDVPGAKSPHESFVGYYGGGQLQTIRNERFKLVFPHAYRTLGDRKAGKDGMPDGYAMTKSGLELYDLDADVSETTNVIEAHPEIVKQLQAAAEAYRQQLGDKLQKVTGSEIRGPGKLAEDDAQLKW